In the Pseudomonas sp. ADAK2 genome, one interval contains:
- a CDS encoding xanthine phosphoribosyltransferase, giving the protein MEALHKKIREEGIVLSDQVLKVDAFLNHQIDPALMKLIGDEFATLFKDSGITKIVTIEASGIAPAIMTGLNLGVPVIFARKHQSLTLTENLLSATVYSFTKQTESTVAISPRHLTSSDRVLIIDDFLANGKASQALISIIKQAGATVAGLGIVIEKSFQGGRAELDAQGYRVESLARVQSLAGGVVTFIE; this is encoded by the coding sequence ATGGAAGCACTGCACAAGAAAATTCGCGAAGAAGGCATCGTGCTTTCCGATCAGGTCCTGAAAGTCGACGCCTTTCTGAACCACCAGATCGACCCGGCCCTGATGAAGCTGATCGGCGACGAATTCGCCACGCTGTTCAAGGATTCGGGCATCACCAAGATCGTCACCATCGAAGCCTCGGGCATTGCCCCGGCGATCATGACCGGCCTGAACCTCGGCGTGCCGGTGATCTTCGCCCGCAAACACCAGTCCCTGACCCTGACTGAAAACCTGCTGTCGGCGACCGTTTACTCGTTCACCAAGCAGACCGAAAGCACCGTGGCGATCTCCCCGCGCCACCTGACCAGCAGCGACCGCGTGCTGATCATCGACGACTTTTTGGCTAACGGTAAGGCGTCCCAGGCGCTGATCTCGATCATCAAGCAGGCTGGCGCGACGGTTGCCGGTTTGGGGATCGTGATCGAGAAGTCGTTCCAGGGCGGGCGGGCGGAACTGGATGCGCAGGGTTATCGCGTTGAGTCGCTGGCTCGGGTGCAATCCCTGGCTGGCGGCGTCGTGACCTTCATCGAGTAA
- a CDS encoding acetyl-CoA hydrolase/transferase family protein — translation MVQLCSIEQAVDDVLARLPAHIHMGLPLGLGKPNHFVNALFQRIAQLPERRLTIYTALCLGRPALGDGLQKRFLEPFIERVFGDYPELDFLAELQRDSLPSNIQIQQFFMQPGSLLHSAQAQQDYVSSNYSHAARDINAAGLNLVAQLVASHSEHPDRLSLSCNPDITLDLFPMIAKRREAGETILLVGQVHNDLPYMPGDAEVGMDAFDLLIDEKDNTTLFSTPNMPVGFQDHFIGLHASTLVRDGGTLQIGIGSMGDALTAALLARQADNAGYKALLADLNLSQWAQLIDREGGVDPFATGLYGCSEMFVNGLLVLADAGIIRRKVYPDVPTQQQANDGTLDEAAQTDGISVHGGFFLGPRSFYERLRDFPQSKRLEFNMTRISYINELYGQEELKRLQRLDARFINTVFTMTLMGAGVADQLEDGRVLSGVGGQYNFVAQGHALEGARSVLILRSWRESGGEVSSNIVWEYGHCTIPRHLRDIVVTEYGIADLRGKTDSAVIEALLNISDSRFQPGLIEQAQNVGKLPKNFRLDPRFADNNPQRLQAIQARHPNLFPEYPLGCDFTEVERDVLRALNWLKSKFKLSEILELGKAALDAPEASQYPEHLERMQLEKPEGLKEDLFQRLLLTGLKATAQA, via the coding sequence ATGGTGCAGCTGTGTTCTATCGAGCAAGCGGTCGATGACGTCCTGGCACGGTTGCCGGCGCATATTCACATGGGCCTGCCCCTGGGGTTGGGCAAACCCAACCACTTCGTCAATGCGCTGTTCCAGCGCATCGCGCAACTGCCCGAGCGGCGGCTGACGATCTACACCGCCCTGTGCCTCGGTCGTCCCGCATTGGGCGATGGTCTGCAGAAGCGCTTTCTCGAACCCTTCATCGAACGGGTTTTCGGCGATTACCCGGAGCTGGATTTTCTCGCTGAACTGCAACGGGACAGCCTGCCATCCAACATCCAGATCCAGCAGTTCTTCATGCAGCCCGGCAGCCTGTTGCACAGCGCCCAAGCCCAGCAGGACTACGTCAGCAGCAATTACAGCCACGCCGCCCGGGACATCAATGCCGCCGGTTTGAACCTGGTGGCGCAATTGGTGGCCAGCCATAGCGAACATCCCGATCGGCTGAGCCTGAGCTGCAACCCGGACATCACCCTCGATCTGTTTCCGATGATCGCCAAACGGCGAGAAGCGGGGGAGACGATCCTGCTGGTGGGCCAGGTCCACAACGATTTGCCCTACATGCCCGGTGATGCCGAAGTCGGCATGGACGCGTTCGACCTGCTGATCGACGAGAAAGACAACACCACACTGTTCTCCACGCCGAACATGCCGGTGGGATTCCAGGATCATTTCATCGGTCTGCACGCCAGTACGTTGGTGCGCGATGGCGGCACGCTGCAAATCGGCATCGGCTCCATGGGCGATGCGTTGACCGCGGCGTTGCTCGCACGCCAGGCCGATAACGCCGGGTACAAAGCGTTGTTGGCGGATCTGAATCTCAGCCAATGGGCGCAACTCATAGATCGCGAAGGCGGCGTCGATCCCTTCGCCACGGGTCTATACGGTTGCAGCGAAATGTTCGTCAACGGCTTGCTGGTGCTGGCCGATGCCGGAATCATCCGGCGCAAGGTTTACCCGGATGTGCCGACCCAGCAACAGGCCAACGACGGCACCCTCGACGAGGCCGCGCAAACAGACGGCATCTCGGTGCACGGCGGGTTCTTCCTCGGGCCGCGCAGTTTCTACGAGCGCCTGCGCGACTTTCCTCAGAGCAAACGCCTCGAATTCAACATGACCCGCATCAGCTACATCAACGAGTTGTACGGTCAGGAAGAACTCAAGCGTTTGCAGCGCCTGGATGCGCGATTTATCAACACCGTGTTCACCATGACCCTGATGGGCGCCGGCGTGGCGGATCAACTGGAGGACGGGCGGGTGCTCAGCGGCGTCGGCGGGCAGTACAACTTCGTCGCCCAGGGCCATGCGCTGGAAGGCGCGCGTTCGGTGCTGATCCTGCGCAGTTGGCGCGAGTCGGGCGGGGAGGTCAGTTCGAACATTGTCTGGGAGTATGGCCACTGCACGATCCCACGGCACCTGCGGGACATCGTGGTCACCGAATACGGCATCGCCGATTTGCGCGGCAAAACCGATTCGGCGGTGATCGAGGCGTTGCTCAATATCAGCGATTCACGCTTTCAGCCGGGGTTGATCGAACAGGCGCAGAACGTTGGCAAGCTGCCGAAGAATTTCCGCCTCGATCCGCGATTTGCCGACAATAATCCGCAACGTTTGCAGGCCATTCAGGCGCGACACCCGAACCTGTTTCCAGAGTATCCGCTGGGCTGTGATTTCACTGAGGTGGAGCGGGACGTGTTGCGGGCGCTGAACTGGTTGAAGAGCAAGTTCAAGCTGAGCGAGATTCTGGAATTGGGCAAGGCTGCGCTGGATGCGCCGGAGGCTTCGCAATACCCGGAGCATCTGGAGCGGATGCAACTGGAGAAGCCGGAAGGGCTGAAGGAGGATTTGTTTCAGCGGTTGTTGCTTACGGGCCTCAAGGCCACCGCGCAAGCCTGA
- a CDS encoding NAD(P)/FAD-dependent oxidoreductase, which translates to MNAPARHTASYYAASSLPQPEHPLLQGELTADVCVVGGGFSGLNTALELAERGLSVVLLEAHKIGWGASGRNGGQLIRGVGHGLDQFANVIGADGVRQMKLMGLEAVEIVRQRVERFQIPCDLTWGYCDLANKPRDLEGFAEDVAELRSLGYRYETRLLQANEMHSVVGSDRYVGGLIDMGSGHLHPLNLALGEAAAAQQLGVKLFEQSAVTRIDYGGEVKVHTAQGSVRAKTLVLGCNAYLNGLNPELSGKVLPAGSYIIATEPLSEEQAHALLPQNMAVCDQRVALDYYRLSADRRLLFGGACHYSGRDPKDIAAYMRPKMLEVFPQLAGVKIDYQWGGMIGIGANRLPQIGRLKDQPNVYYAQAYSGHGVNATHLAGKLLAEAISGQHSGGFDLFAQVPHITFPGGRHLRSPLLALGMLWHRMKELV; encoded by the coding sequence ATGAATGCCCCTGCCCGACACACCGCCTCTTATTACGCCGCCAGCAGCCTGCCGCAGCCCGAGCATCCACTGCTTCAGGGCGAGTTGACGGCGGATGTGTGCGTGGTCGGCGGCGGGTTCTCCGGGCTGAACACCGCGTTGGAACTGGCCGAACGCGGCCTCAGCGTGGTGCTGCTGGAAGCACACAAGATTGGCTGGGGCGCCAGCGGCCGTAACGGTGGGCAATTGATTCGCGGTGTCGGCCATGGCCTCGATCAGTTCGCCAACGTCATCGGTGCCGACGGCGTACGTCAGATGAAACTCATGGGCCTGGAAGCGGTGGAAATCGTCCGACAGCGGGTCGAGCGTTTTCAGATCCCCTGCGACTTGACTTGGGGCTACTGCGACCTCGCCAATAAACCCCGCGACCTCGAAGGTTTCGCCGAAGACGTCGCAGAACTGCGCAGTCTCGGTTACCGCTACGAAACCCGCCTGCTGCAAGCCAACGAAATGCATTCAGTGGTGGGCTCAGACCGTTACGTCGGTGGCTTGATCGACATGGGTTCCGGGCATTTGCATCCACTGAACCTGGCGCTCGGCGAAGCGGCAGCTGCGCAGCAATTGGGCGTCAAACTGTTCGAGCAATCGGCGGTCACCCGCATCGATTACGGCGGCGAAGTGAAAGTCCATACCGCCCAGGGTTCGGTCCGCGCGAAGACTCTGGTGCTGGGCTGCAACGCCTACCTCAACGGCCTCAACCCCGAACTCAGCGGCAAAGTACTGCCCGCCGGCAGCTACATCATCGCCACCGAGCCGTTGAGCGAAGAACAGGCGCACGCCCTGCTGCCGCAGAACATGGCGGTCTGCGACCAGCGCGTGGCACTGGATTACTACCGGCTTTCGGCAGATCGGCGCTTGCTGTTCGGTGGCGCTTGCCACTATTCAGGTCGGGACCCGAAAGACATCGCCGCGTATATGCGGCCGAAGATGCTGGAAGTGTTTCCGCAACTGGCCGGGGTGAAGATCGATTATCAATGGGGCGGCATGATCGGCATCGGCGCCAATCGCTTGCCGCAGATTGGCCGACTCAAGGATCAGCCGAATGTGTATTACGCCCAGGCGTATTCCGGGCATGGGGTGAATGCCACGCACCTGGCGGGCAAGCTGTTGGCTGAAGCCATCAGCGGCCAGCACAGTGGCGGGTTCGATCTGTTTGCCCAGGTGCCGCACATCACCTTCCCCGGCGGCCGGCATTTGCGTTCGCCGTTGTTGGCGCTGGGAATGTTGTGGCATCGGATGAAAGAGTTGGTTTGA
- the rep gene encoding DNA helicase Rep produces MSRLNPRQQEAVNYVGGPLLVLAGAGSGKTSVITRKIAHLIQNCGIRAQYIVAMTFTNKAAREMKERVGTLLKGGEGRGLTVCTFHNLGLNIIRKEHVRLGYKPGFSIFDETDVKALMTDIMQKEYAGDDGVDEIKNMIGSWKNDLILPPEALENARNPKEQTAAIVYTHYQRTLKAFNAVDFDDLILLPVKLFQEHADILEKWQNKVRYLLVDEYQDTNASQYLLVKLLIGTRNQFTVVGDDDQSIYAWRGARPENLMLLKDDYPSLKVVMLEQNYRSTSRILRCANVLISNNPHEFEKQLWSEMGHGDEIRVIRCRNEDAEAERVAVELLTLHLRTDRPYSDFAILYRGNYQAKLIELKLQHHQIPYRLSGGNSFFGRQEVKDLMAYFRLIVNPDDDNAFLRVINVPRREIGSTTLEKLGNYATERKISMYAATDEIGLGEHLDTRFTDRLSRFKRFMDKVREQCAGEDPISALRSMVMDIDYENWLRTNSSSDKAADYRMGNVWFLIEALKNTLEKDEEGEMTVEDAIGKLVLRDMLERQQEEEDGAEGVQMMTLHASKGLEFPYVFIMGMEEEILPHRSSIEADTIEEERRLAYVGITRARQTLAFTFAAKRKQYGEIIDCAPSRFLDELPPDDLAWEGNDDTPVEVKAVRGNTALADIRAMLKR; encoded by the coding sequence ATGTCCCGACTCAATCCCCGGCAGCAAGAAGCCGTGAACTACGTCGGCGGCCCTCTATTGGTGCTCGCCGGTGCAGGCTCCGGCAAGACCAGCGTGATCACGCGCAAGATCGCGCACTTGATCCAAAACTGCGGCATCCGTGCCCAGTACATCGTCGCCATGACCTTTACCAACAAGGCCGCGCGGGAGATGAAGGAACGGGTCGGCACCCTGCTCAAGGGCGGCGAAGGCCGTGGCCTGACCGTGTGCACCTTCCACAACCTGGGCCTGAACATCATCCGCAAGGAACACGTGCGGCTGGGCTACAAGCCGGGCTTCTCGATCTTTGACGAGACTGACGTCAAAGCCTTGATGACCGACATCATGCAGAAGGAATACGCGGGCGACGACGGCGTCGACGAGATCAAGAACATGATCGGCTCGTGGAAAAACGACCTGATCCTGCCGCCCGAAGCCCTGGAAAACGCACGCAACCCCAAGGAACAGACCGCCGCCATCGTCTACACCCACTACCAGCGCACGCTGAAAGCGTTCAACGCGGTGGACTTCGACGACCTGATCCTGCTGCCGGTAAAGCTGTTCCAGGAACACGCCGACATCCTCGAAAAGTGGCAGAACAAGGTCCGCTACCTGCTGGTGGACGAATACCAGGACACCAACGCCAGCCAGTATTTGCTGGTGAAGCTGCTGATCGGCACACGCAACCAGTTCACCGTGGTCGGCGACGATGACCAATCGATCTACGCCTGGCGCGGCGCCCGCCCGGAAAACCTGATGTTGCTCAAGGACGATTACCCGTCCCTGAAAGTCGTCATGCTTGAGCAGAACTACCGCTCCACCAGCCGCATCCTGCGTTGCGCCAACGTGCTGATCTCGAACAACCCCCACGAGTTTGAAAAACAACTGTGGAGCGAGATGGGCCACGGCGACGAAATCCGCGTGATCCGCTGCCGCAACGAAGACGCCGAAGCCGAGCGCGTGGCCGTCGAGTTGCTGACCCTGCACCTGCGCACCGACCGGCCGTACAGCGACTTTGCGATCCTGTATCGCGGGAACTACCAGGCCAAGCTGATCGAGCTGAAGCTGCAACACCACCAGATTCCTTACCGACTTTCCGGCGGCAACAGCTTTTTCGGACGCCAGGAAGTGAAAGACCTGATGGCCTACTTCCGCCTGATCGTGAACCCGGATGACGACAACGCCTTCCTGCGGGTGATCAACGTGCCGCGTCGGGAAATCGGTTCGACCACCCTGGAAAAGCTCGGCAACTACGCCACCGAACGCAAGATCTCGATGTACGCCGCCACCGACGAAATCGGCTTGGGCGAGCATCTGGACACGCGCTTCACCGATCGCCTGTCGCGCTTCAAGCGCTTCATGGACAAGGTCCGCGAGCAGTGCGCCGGCGAAGACCCGATCTCGGCCCTGCGCAGCATGGTCATGGACATCGACTACGAGAACTGGCTGCGCACCAACAGTTCCAGCGACAAAGCCGCCGATTACCGCATGGGTAACGTCTGGTTCCTGATCGAGGCGTTGAAAAACACCCTGGAGAAAGACGAAGAAGGCGAGATGACCGTCGAAGACGCCATCGGCAAACTGGTATTGCGCGACATGCTCGAACGTCAGCAGGAAGAGGAAGACGGCGCCGAAGGCGTGCAGATGATGACCTTGCACGCCTCCAAGGGCCTGGAATTTCCCTACGTGTTCATCATGGGCATGGAAGAGGAAATCCTCCCGCACCGCTCCAGCATCGAAGCCGACACCATCGAAGAAGAACGCCGCTTGGCCTACGTCGGGATTACCCGCGCACGCCAGACGCTGGCCTTCACCTTCGCCGCCAAGCGTAAGCAGTACGGCGAGATCATCGACTGCGCGCCGAGCCGCTTCCTCGATGAACTGCCGCCGGACGACCTGGCCTGGGAAGGCAACGACGACACCCCCGTTGAAGTCAAAGCCGTTCGCGGCAATACCGCATTGGCGGATATACGCGCGATGTTAAAGCGCTAG
- a CDS encoding c-type cytochrome, whose translation MKMLAAPATVLALWAVSAQAATNDDIAKRLEPVGQVCVTGQECKGMEVAASAGGGGAKTPDEVIAKHCNACHGTGLLGAPKIGDAAAWGERSKKEGGVDGLLAKAISGINSMPPKGTCADCSDPELKGAIEKMSGLK comes from the coding sequence ATGAAAATGCTGGCTGCACCAGCAACTGTATTGGCCCTTTGGGCTGTGAGCGCACAAGCTGCAACGAATGACGACATCGCCAAGCGCCTTGAGCCAGTCGGCCAGGTCTGTGTAACGGGTCAAGAGTGCAAAGGGATGGAAGTCGCTGCTTCGGCAGGCGGCGGTGGGGCCAAGACCCCTGATGAAGTGATTGCAAAACATTGCAACGCTTGCCACGGTACCGGCCTGTTGGGTGCACCGAAAATTGGTGACGCGGCGGCCTGGGGCGAGCGCTCCAAGAAGGAAGGTGGTGTTGACGGCCTGCTCGCGAAAGCGATCTCCGGTATCAATTCCATGCCGCCAAAAGGCACCTGCGCCGACTGCTCCGATCCTGAGCTGAAGGGTGCAATCGAGAAGATGTCCGGCCTGAAATAA
- a CDS encoding Lrp/AsnC ligand binding domain-containing protein produces MRTNTQTKRELDKIDRNILRILQADGRISFTELGEKVGLSTTPCTERVRRLEREGIIMGYNARLNPQHLKGSLLVFVEISLDYKSGDTFEEFRRAVLKLPHVLECHLVSGDFDYLVKARISEMASYRKLLGDILLKLPHVRESKSYIVMEEVKESLCLPIPD; encoded by the coding sequence ATGCGTACCAACACTCAGACCAAACGTGAGCTGGACAAGATCGACCGCAACATCCTGCGGATCCTGCAAGCGGACGGGCGCATCTCCTTCACCGAGCTGGGGGAAAAGGTCGGCCTGTCGACCACGCCCTGCACCGAGCGGGTCCGTCGGCTGGAGCGCGAAGGGATCATCATGGGCTACAACGCCCGCCTGAATCCGCAGCATCTGAAGGGTAGCCTGCTGGTGTTTGTCGAGATCAGCCTCGACTACAAATCCGGCGATACTTTCGAAGAGTTCCGACGCGCGGTGCTGAAATTACCCCATGTGCTGGAGTGCCATTTGGTGTCGGGGGACTTTGATTATCTGGTGAAAGCGCGGATTTCCGAGATGGCTTCGTACCGCAAATTGCTCGGCGATATCTTGCTCAAGCTGCCGCATGTGCGCGAATCCAAGAGCTATATCGTGATGGAAGAGGTGAAAGAGAGTTTGTGTTTGCCGATTCCGGATTGA
- a CDS encoding DUF1127 domain-containing protein, translating into MNGLSDVRLTLHSQELAAGQNHGTREASLRNAPSCLSRWDLFWHRLHTRKALLNLTPEQLRDVGLSREEALAEGLKPFWRI; encoded by the coding sequence ATGAACGGCTTGAGCGATGTGCGGCTGACGTTACACAGTCAGGAACTGGCGGCAGGGCAGAACCACGGCACCCGTGAGGCGTCCCTGCGCAACGCACCGTCCTGCCTCAGTCGCTGGGACCTGTTCTGGCATCGTCTGCACACGCGCAAGGCGTTGCTGAACCTGACCCCGGAGCAACTGCGGGATGTCGGGTTGAGTCGGGAGGAGGCGTTGGCGGAGGGGCTTAAGCCGTTCTGGCGGATTTAG
- a CDS encoding RidA family protein: MAIQRQLTNERMSQIVAHNGTVYLSGQVGDDMSAGIEQQTRETLANIERLLDLAGTDKSHLLSVTIYLKDIDADFAGMNAVWDKWLPKGVAPARATVESKLCEPEILVELSVVAALP; encoded by the coding sequence ATGGCAATCCAGCGCCAGCTCACCAATGAACGTATGAGTCAGATCGTCGCCCATAACGGTACGGTGTACCTGTCCGGGCAGGTCGGCGATGACATGAGCGCCGGGATTGAACAGCAGACCCGAGAAACTTTGGCCAATATCGAGCGTTTGCTTGATCTGGCCGGCACCGACAAGAGCCACCTACTGTCGGTGACGATTTACCTGAAAGACATCGACGCGGATTTCGCCGGCATGAACGCGGTGTGGGACAAGTGGCTGCCAAAAGGCGTCGCCCCGGCCCGCGCTACGGTTGAATCGAAGCTGTGCGAACCGGAAATCCTGGTTGAGCTGTCAGTGGTTGCCGCACTGCCTTAA
- the alr gene encoding alanine racemase: MRPARALIDLQALRHNYQIAREVTPGAKALAVIKADAYGHGAVRCAQALEAETDGFAVACIEEALELRAAGIKAPVLLLEGFFEADELSLIVEHDFWCVVHSLWQLEAIEKASLSKPITVWLKLDSGMHRVGLHPKDYQAAYQRLLASGKVAKIVLMSHFARADELHEQASAEQVAVFEAARQGLSAEVSLRNSPAVLGWPQIPSDWVRPGIMLYGATPFEEANAVASRLQPVMTLESKVICVRELPAGEPVGYGAKFITQKPMRIGVVAMGYADGYPRHAPTGTPVLVAGQRSQLLGRVSMDMLCIDLTDVPQAGLGSTVELWGKNILASEVAMAADTIPYQIFCNLRRVPLLYSGA, translated from the coding sequence ATGCGTCCTGCCCGTGCCCTGATCGACCTTCAAGCCCTGCGTCACAACTACCAGATCGCCCGTGAAGTCACGCCGGGGGCCAAGGCCCTCGCGGTGATCAAGGCCGATGCCTACGGCCATGGCGCGGTGCGTTGCGCCCAGGCGCTGGAAGCCGAGACGGACGGCTTTGCCGTGGCCTGTATCGAAGAAGCGCTGGAGCTGCGCGCCGCCGGTATCAAGGCGCCGGTGTTGTTGCTGGAAGGCTTTTTCGAAGCCGATGAGCTGTCGCTGATCGTCGAACATGACTTCTGGTGTGTGGTGCATTCGCTGTGGCAACTCGAAGCGATCGAGAAAGCCTCGCTGAGCAAGCCGATCACGGTCTGGCTCAAGCTCGACTCAGGCATGCACCGGGTTGGCTTGCATCCAAAGGATTACCAGGCCGCGTATCAACGGCTGCTGGCCAGCGGCAAAGTGGCGAAAATCGTGCTGATGAGCCACTTCGCCCGCGCCGATGAGCTGCACGAACAGGCCAGTGCCGAGCAGGTCGCGGTATTCGAGGCTGCACGCCAGGGTTTGTCCGCCGAGGTCAGTCTGCGCAACTCGCCGGCGGTGCTCGGTTGGCCGCAGATTCCAAGCGATTGGGTACGCCCGGGCATCATGCTCTACGGTGCGACGCCGTTTGAAGAAGCCAACGCCGTGGCGTCGCGCCTGCAACCGGTGATGACCCTCGAATCGAAAGTCATCTGTGTGCGCGAACTGCCGGCCGGCGAACCGGTTGGCTATGGCGCCAAATTCATCACCCAGAAGCCGATGCGCATTGGCGTGGTCGCCATGGGTTATGCCGACGGCTACCCGCGTCACGCGCCGACCGGCACGCCGGTGTTGGTCGCCGGGCAGCGCAGTCAATTGCTTGGCCGGGTATCGATGGACATGCTCTGCATCGACCTGACCGATGTGCCGCAAGCCGGCCTCGGTTCGACCGTCGAGTTGTGGGGCAAAAACATCCTGGCCAGCGAAGTGGCCATGGCCGCCGACACGATTCCGTACCAGATCTTCTGCAACCTGCGCCGGGTGCCGCTGCTCTATTCCGGGGCTTGA
- the dadA gene encoding D-amino acid dehydrogenase, giving the protein MRVMVLGSGVIGTASAYYLARAGFEVVVVDRQPAAAMETSFANAGQVSPGYASPWAAPGVPLKAIKWLLQRHAPLAIKATADIDQYLWMAQMLRNCTANRYAVNKERMVRLSEYSRDCLDELRAETGIAYEGRSLGTTQLFRTQAQLDNAAKDIAVLKASGVPFELLDRAGIARVEPALAAVTDILAGALRLPNDQTGDCQIFTTRLAEMAVKLGVEFRYGQDIQRLDYAGDRINGVWIDGKLETADRYVLALGSYSPQLLKPLGIKAPVYPLKGYSLTVPITNPAMAPTSTILDETYKVAITRFDNRIRVGGMAEIAGFDLSLNPRRRETLEMIVNDLYPQGGDLAQASFWTGLRPTTPDGTPIVGATPFSNLFLNTGHGTLGWTMACGSGRLLADLMAKKTPQISAEGLDISRYGSKIKESAKHGNPAPAHQ; this is encoded by the coding sequence ATGCGCGTTATGGTCTTGGGTAGCGGCGTCATCGGTACCGCCAGTGCTTACTATCTGGCCCGTGCCGGATTTGAAGTGGTGGTGGTGGACCGGCAGCCGGCCGCTGCCATGGAGACCAGTTTCGCCAACGCCGGGCAGGTCTCGCCGGGTTATGCCTCGCCGTGGGCCGCGCCGGGTGTGCCGCTCAAGGCCATCAAGTGGCTGTTGCAGCGCCACGCGCCGCTGGCGATCAAGGCCACCGCCGACATCGACCAATACCTGTGGATGGCGCAGATGCTGCGCAACTGCACCGCCAACCGTTATGCGGTGAACAAAGAGCGCATGGTCCGCCTGTCCGAATACAGCCGTGACTGCCTCGACGAATTGCGCGCCGAAACCGGCATTGCCTACGAAGGCCGCAGCCTCGGTACGACCCAACTGTTCCGCACCCAGGCCCAGCTCGACAACGCCGCGAAAGACATCGCCGTGCTGAAAGCATCCGGTGTGCCGTTCGAACTGCTCGATCGCGCCGGCATTGCCCGGGTTGAACCGGCCCTGGCCGCTGTCACCGACATCCTCGCCGGTGCCCTGCGCCTGCCGAACGACCAGACCGGCGACTGCCAGATCTTCACCACCCGCCTGGCCGAAATGGCCGTGAAGCTGGGTGTGGAGTTCCGCTATGGCCAGGACATCCAGCGTCTCGACTACGCCGGTGATCGCATCAACGGTGTGTGGATCGACGGCAAGCTGGAAACCGCTGATCGCTACGTCCTGGCCCTTGGCAGCTACTCGCCGCAACTGCTCAAGCCGCTGGGCATCAAGGCCCCGGTCTATCCGCTCAAGGGTTACTCGCTGACCGTGCCGATCACCAACCCGGCGATGGCCCCGACTTCGACTATTCTCGACGAGACCTACAAGGTCGCGATCACCCGTTTCGACAACCGCATCCGCGTTGGCGGCATGGCGGAAATCGCCGGTTTTGACCTGTCGCTGAACCCGCGTCGACGCGAAACCCTGGAGATGATCGTCAACGACCTCTATCCTCAGGGCGGCGACCTGGCCCAGGCGAGTTTCTGGACCGGCCTGCGTCCGACCACCCCGGACGGCACGCCGATCGTTGGCGCGACCCCGTTCAGCAACCTGTTCCTGAACACTGGCCACGGCACCCTCGGTTGGACCATGGCTTGCGGTTCCGGTCGTTTGCTGGCTGACCTGATGGCGAAGAAAACGCCGCAGATCAGCGCCGAAGGCCTCGATATTTCCCGTTATGGCAGCAAAATCAAGGAGTCCGCAAAACATGGCAATCCAGCGCCAGCTCACCAATGA
- a CDS encoding YkgJ family cysteine cluster protein has product MSCNSQKIRTLRQQIPSFECVPGCHDCCGPVTTSPEEMSRLPRKTRAEQDAAMDELNCVHLGPNGCTVYDERPLICRLFGTTKTLPCPNGRGPVELIHPRVEKQIHEYMASTRQVLV; this is encoded by the coding sequence ATGAGCTGCAACAGTCAGAAAATTCGCACCCTGCGCCAGCAAATCCCCTCGTTCGAGTGCGTGCCGGGCTGCCATGACTGCTGTGGTCCGGTCACCACCTCACCGGAAGAAATGTCGCGCCTGCCGCGCAAGACCCGCGCCGAGCAGGATGCGGCGATGGACGAACTCAACTGCGTACACCTGGGGCCGAACGGATGCACCGTGTATGACGAGCGGCCGCTGATCTGCCGCCTGTTCGGCACCACCAAGACCTTGCCATGCCCCAACGGGCGCGGGCCGGTGGAGCTGATTCATCCTCGGGTGGAGAAGCAGATTCATGAGTACATGGCCAGTACCCGGCAAGTCCTCGTGTGA
- a CDS encoding cupin domain-containing protein — MDVGERLQSIRKLKGLSQRELAKRAGVTNSTISMIEKNSVSPSISSLRKVLGGIPMSMVEFFSEEILQEKPTQIVYKANELIDISDGAVTMKLVGRAHPSRAIAFLNEIYPPGADTGDEMLTHEGEETGILVEGRLELVVGAETFVLEAGDSYYFESTKPHRFRNPFDAPARLISAATPANF; from the coding sequence TTGGACGTCGGTGAACGACTGCAATCCATCCGTAAGCTCAAAGGTCTTTCGCAGCGTGAGCTCGCCAAGCGCGCGGGTGTCACCAACAGCACCATTTCGATGATCGAGAAGAACAGCGTCAGCCCCTCGATCAGTTCGCTGCGCAAAGTGTTGGGCGGGATTCCCATGTCCATGGTCGAGTTCTTTTCCGAAGAGATCCTGCAGGAAAAACCGACCCAGATCGTCTACAAGGCCAACGAGCTGATCGATATTTCCGACGGTGCCGTGACCATGAAGCTGGTCGGCCGGGCGCACCCAAGCCGGGCCATCGCGTTCCTCAACGAAATCTACCCGCCAGGCGCCGATACCGGTGACGAGATGCTTACCCATGAGGGCGAGGAAACCGGGATTCTGGTGGAAGGTCGGCTGGAATTGGTGGTCGGCGCTGAAACTTTTGTGCTCGAAGCCGGCGACAGCTACTACTTTGAAAGTACCAAGCCGCACCGTTTCCGGAATCCGTTCGACGCGCCTGCGCGACTAATCAGCGCAGCCACGCCAGCGAATTTCTAA